The Gordonia sp. KTR9 genome contains a region encoding:
- the pgi gene encoding glucose-6-phosphate isomerase: MSTQAPGSDFTGTDHGDITATQSWQALAAHQPHVYAMHLREVFAIDPARGRELTVDVGDLHIDYSKHRVLRETLELLMSLAREIGLEEIRDDMFAGTHINTSEDRAVLHTALRLPADATLTVDGQDVVADVHEVLTRMGEFTDRLRSGEWKGHTGKAITDVVNIGIGGSDLGPVMVYQALRHYVDAGIRCHFVSNVDPADMVGTLADLDAETTLFIIASKTFTTLETLTNAAAARTWLLQALDADSDAVAKHFVAVSTNAAEVAEFGIDTDNMFGFWDWVGGRYSVDSAIGLSVMAAIGKERFAEFLDGFHIVDEHFRTQPLEHNAPVILGLIGLWYNNFWDVGTRAVLPYSNDMARFAAYLQQLTMESNGKSVTASGHHVTTDTGEIFWGEPGTNGQHAFYQLLHQGTRMVPADFIGFAEATDDLPTSPDGSGSMQDLLMSNFFAQTKVLAFGKTADEIAAEGVPAHVVAHKVMPGNRPTTSILAPRLTPSVIGQLVALYEHQVFVEGAIWGINPFDQWGVELGKTQAKELLGTITQTEAPDTHDDSSTDALVTWYRERRGRAV; the protein is encoded by the coding sequence ATGAGCACCCAGGCCCCCGGCAGCGACTTCACCGGCACCGATCACGGCGACATCACCGCGACGCAATCCTGGCAGGCGCTAGCGGCTCATCAACCGCACGTGTACGCCATGCACCTGCGTGAGGTGTTCGCGATCGATCCCGCGCGCGGCCGCGAACTCACTGTCGACGTCGGCGACCTGCACATCGATTACTCGAAGCACCGGGTCCTGCGCGAGACCCTCGAACTGCTGATGAGCCTCGCCCGCGAGATCGGTCTCGAGGAGATCCGCGACGACATGTTCGCCGGAACCCACATCAACACCTCCGAGGACCGCGCGGTCCTGCACACCGCCCTGCGCCTCCCGGCCGACGCGACGCTGACCGTCGACGGTCAGGACGTCGTCGCCGACGTCCACGAGGTCCTGACCCGCATGGGTGAGTTCACCGACCGGCTCCGAAGCGGAGAGTGGAAGGGACACACCGGCAAAGCCATCACCGACGTGGTCAACATCGGCATCGGCGGCTCCGACCTCGGGCCTGTGATGGTCTACCAGGCGCTGCGCCACTACGTCGACGCCGGGATCCGCTGTCACTTCGTCTCCAACGTCGACCCCGCGGACATGGTCGGCACGCTCGCCGACCTCGACGCCGAGACCACGCTGTTCATCATCGCCTCGAAGACCTTCACCACCCTCGAGACGCTGACCAACGCCGCCGCCGCGCGCACGTGGCTCCTGCAGGCCCTCGACGCCGACTCCGACGCCGTGGCAAAACATTTCGTGGCCGTGAGCACCAACGCCGCCGAGGTCGCGGAGTTCGGCATCGACACCGACAACATGTTCGGATTCTGGGACTGGGTCGGGGGCCGCTACTCGGTGGACTCGGCCATCGGGCTGTCGGTGATGGCCGCCATCGGCAAGGAACGCTTCGCCGAGTTCCTCGACGGCTTCCACATCGTCGACGAGCACTTCCGCACCCAGCCGCTGGAACACAACGCGCCGGTCATCCTCGGCCTGATCGGCCTCTGGTACAACAACTTCTGGGATGTCGGCACCCGCGCGGTCCTCCCCTACAGCAACGACATGGCCCGCTTCGCCGCGTATCTGCAGCAGCTCACCATGGAGTCGAACGGGAAGTCGGTCACCGCGAGCGGACACCACGTCACCACCGACACCGGCGAGATCTTCTGGGGCGAACCGGGAACCAACGGTCAGCACGCGTTTTACCAACTGCTGCATCAAGGTACGCGGATGGTACCGGCGGACTTCATCGGTTTCGCCGAAGCGACCGACGACCTACCGACCTCTCCCGACGGCTCGGGCTCCATGCAGGACCTGCTGATGAGCAACTTCTTCGCCCAGACCAAGGTGCTCGCCTTCGGCAAGACCGCCGACGAGATCGCCGCCGAGGGCGTGCCCGCACATGTCGTGGCCCACAAGGTGATGCCGGGCAACCGTCCCACCACCTCGATCCTCGCCCCCCGGCTCACCCCGTCGGTGATCGGCCAGCTCGTCGCGCTCTACGAGCACCAGGTCTTCGTCGAGGGCGCCATCTGGGGCATCAACCCCTTCGACCAGTGGGGCGTCGAACTGGGCAAGACCCAGGCCAAGGAGCTACTCGGCACCATCACCCAGACGGAGGCACCGGACACCCACGACGATTCGTCGACCGATGCCCTCGTGACCTGGTACCGGGAGCGACGGGGCCGCGCGGTCTGA